Proteins encoded within one genomic window of Acaryochloris marina S15:
- a CDS encoding SulP family inorganic anion transporter, which yields MPLRRLTHLSRYLPFLEWFLEYRSQHLIGDLMAGIIVAIMLVPQGMAYALLAGLPPQIGLYASIMPLILYALLGTSRTLAVGPVAIVSLLVATGVGQLAQPNTSEYLTLAMMLALLVGILQVLMGVVRLGFLVNFLSHAVISGFTSAAAIIIGFSQLKHLLGLQLPQTESFPELLQEIWKHLPQSNGIILILGLTSIVVLLVFNHQLQPLLKKQGIPSNLILPLTRSGPLLLVLVNTVLVWGLQLHEVAQVKIIGEIPAGLPPLMLPTFDLKSWQALMPTAVAISLVGFMESIAVAKSLASKRRQKIDANQELIGLGAANLSAAFTGGYPVTGGLSRTVVNFSAGANTGLASIITALLIALTVLFFTPLFYFLPQAVLAAIIIVAVLNLIDFTSLQRMWQYNRADAASLLITFGAVLGLGIEAGILVGIVASLGLYLWRTSHPHLAVVGRIEGSEHFRNVLRNPVKTYPHVLAIRVDESLYFANIKALEDYVLHAVSNTPDLKHLVLICSAINFIDASALETLEALIADLNTAGVRVYFAEVKGPVMDQLKKTDFVEKIGRERIFLSTHQAMLALCCN from the coding sequence ATGCCTCTTCGTAGACTCACTCACTTAAGTCGCTATCTACCCTTCCTAGAATGGTTTCTGGAATACCGTTCTCAGCACCTTATTGGCGATTTAATGGCAGGAATAATAGTAGCGATCATGCTGGTTCCTCAAGGCATGGCCTATGCATTGCTGGCTGGGTTACCCCCTCAGATTGGCCTCTATGCCAGCATCATGCCACTGATACTTTATGCGCTCTTGGGGACAAGCAGAACTTTGGCTGTGGGTCCCGTCGCAATCGTTTCGCTGTTAGTGGCCACGGGTGTAGGACAACTTGCTCAACCCAATACGTCTGAATACCTAACTTTGGCCATGATGTTGGCCCTTTTAGTGGGCATCCTACAAGTGCTGATGGGAGTGGTTCGACTCGGTTTTCTGGTGAACTTTCTCAGTCATGCGGTAATTTCTGGCTTCACTAGTGCAGCTGCCATCATTATTGGTTTTAGCCAACTCAAACACCTTTTGGGATTGCAACTTCCACAGACCGAGTCTTTTCCAGAATTACTACAGGAGATTTGGAAGCACCTTCCCCAGAGTAATGGCATTATCCTGATTCTTGGTCTCACTAGCATAGTTGTGTTGCTGGTCTTCAATCATCAATTGCAGCCACTACTAAAGAAGCAAGGGATACCTTCAAATTTGATACTCCCCTTGACCAGAAGTGGACCATTGCTACTGGTGCTCGTTAATACAGTTTTGGTGTGGGGACTCCAACTCCATGAAGTGGCGCAGGTCAAGATTATTGGTGAGATTCCAGCGGGGTTGCCGCCCCTGATGCTGCCCACCTTTGACTTGAAGAGTTGGCAAGCTCTAATGCCTACTGCTGTTGCAATCAGTCTTGTAGGATTTATGGAAAGTATTGCTGTGGCTAAGTCCCTGGCTAGTAAACGGCGACAAAAAATTGATGCCAACCAAGAGTTGATCGGTCTAGGAGCTGCAAACTTGAGTGCAGCCTTCACCGGTGGATATCCAGTCACTGGCGGATTAAGTCGAACCGTGGTTAATTTTAGTGCTGGGGCCAACACTGGGTTAGCATCCATAATCACAGCTTTGCTAATTGCCCTAACAGTTCTGTTTTTCACACCCTTATTTTATTTTTTACCTCAGGCTGTGTTGGCAGCGATCATTATCGTTGCCGTTTTGAATTTGATAGATTTCACCTCACTGCAACGCATGTGGCAATACAATCGTGCAGATGCGGCTTCATTACTGATCACCTTTGGTGCTGTGCTGGGGCTAGGTATTGAAGCTGGAATTCTCGTAGGGATAGTAGCCTCTCTAGGTCTATATTTGTGGCGGACCAGTCATCCCCATTTAGCAGTTGTTGGTCGAATTGAGGGCTCTGAGCATTTTCGAAATGTGCTGCGGAACCCTGTTAAAACCTACCCTCATGTGTTAGCGATTCGTGTGGATGAAAGTCTCTATTTTGCCAATATAAAAGCCTTGGAAGACTATGTGCTGCATGCTGTTTCTAATACACCTGATTTGAAACATTTGGTGCTGATCTGTAGTGCCATCAACTTCATTGATGCGAGTGCATTGGAAACGCTCGAAGCACTGATTGCTGATTTGAACACTGCTGGAGTGAGGGTCTATTTTGCAGAAGTCAAGGGCCCAGTGATGGATCAGCTAAAAAAGACTGATTTTGTGGAAAAGATAGGTCGCGAACGCATCTTTCTAAGTACTCATCAGGCCATGCTAGCGCTGTGCTGTAATTGA
- a CDS encoding NAD(P)/FAD-dependent oxidoreductase: protein MTVDYLIVGSGLSSLVFGALMANAGKKVKILESHEHPGGFGHTFTMAKKYTFNAQLHYVWDCGEGYTVNRVLKKLGLEKEITFERYDLHGFDHMRMPGYALDITSDVSTLIQRLSDLFPKHQQSIQQFIKEVYEVRAGLKILSPPVRPLNLLRHCWQSTIAAQYVNSTLQNVFDRFRLPEAAQTLLALQWPDFLLPPNQLSFYAWVILFTSYQEGAFYPTQHFEAVINALVIVIESNGGQVLLNQEVVNFLVTDRTVNGVQTIDHTTHVTQDFTADTIICNMDPQKAAKMIGIEKFSKSVQKQLSYDYSPSNFMAYCVVKDLDLQDYGFGKWNMFHTEVTNLNEAFKRMYVNHDFSQPSFAITTPTLLTDDHRDCPENCQVIEFLTVANYEYFRELLEHDRKLYTQKKEEILNQILDVVEKYYIPNLRDHLVFQIAGSPTTNERFCHCPQGNSYGSSLTPKNMGLGRLTHRSSLQNFYFCNASSGYPGFAPTFWTGALLYQRLSGDVI from the coding sequence ATGACTGTAGATTACTTAATCGTCGGAAGTGGCTTATCTTCTCTAGTGTTTGGAGCACTGATGGCTAACGCTGGCAAAAAAGTCAAAATCTTAGAATCTCACGAGCACCCAGGAGGATTCGGCCACACTTTTACGATGGCGAAAAAATATACCTTTAATGCTCAACTTCACTATGTTTGGGATTGTGGCGAAGGGTATACAGTAAACCGTGTGCTCAAAAAATTGGGCCTCGAAAAGGAGATTACCTTTGAACGGTATGACCTTCATGGTTTTGACCATATGAGAATGCCGGGTTATGCCCTGGATATCACCTCAGATGTATCAACGCTTATTCAGCGCCTCTCAGACCTTTTCCCCAAACATCAGCAGTCAATCCAACAATTTATCAAAGAAGTATACGAAGTTCGGGCTGGTCTTAAAATCCTATCGCCTCCAGTGCGGCCTCTCAACCTGCTGCGGCATTGCTGGCAGAGCACTATAGCTGCTCAGTATGTCAATAGCACTCTACAGAATGTGTTTGATCGTTTTAGGCTCCCCGAAGCGGCACAGACCCTCTTAGCCTTACAGTGGCCTGATTTTTTACTACCTCCAAATCAGCTTTCGTTCTATGCGTGGGTCATTCTATTTACGAGCTATCAAGAAGGGGCATTTTATCCTACCCAGCATTTTGAAGCCGTTATCAATGCCCTTGTTATTGTCATTGAATCGAATGGTGGTCAGGTCTTACTCAATCAAGAAGTGGTGAACTTCTTAGTAACCGATAGGACAGTGAACGGTGTACAGACTATCGATCACACCACTCACGTCACCCAAGATTTCACCGCCGATACGATCATTTGCAACATGGATCCACAAAAGGCAGCCAAGATGATTGGAATTGAGAAGTTTTCAAAATCAGTCCAGAAGCAGTTGAGCTATGACTATTCCCCCTCAAATTTCATGGCCTACTGTGTCGTGAAAGATCTAGATCTACAGGATTACGGATTTGGCAAGTGGAACATGTTCCATACGGAGGTAACCAATCTCAATGAAGCCTTTAAGCGCATGTACGTTAATCATGATTTTTCTCAGCCCAGCTTTGCCATTACAACCCCAACACTCCTAACAGATGATCACCGCGACTGCCCTGAGAATTGCCAAGTGATCGAGTTTTTAACGGTGGCCAACTATGAGTATTTCCGAGAGCTGCTAGAACATGATCGCAAACTGTACACCCAGAAAAAAGAAGAGATTCTAAACCAAATTCTTGATGTGGTTGAAAAATATTACATTCCCAATTTGAGAGATCACCTCGTTTTTCAGATCGCGGGTAGCCCCACTACCAACGAGCGGTTTTGCCATTGTCCCCAAGGGAATTCCTATGGCTCAAGCTTAACACCCAAAAATATGGGTCTGGGGCGGCTCACTCACCGCAGCTCATTGCAGAACTTTTATTTCTGCAATGCTTCCTCAGGTTATCCAGGCTTTGCCCCCACTTTTTGGACGGGGGCACTGCTTTACCAAAGATTATCCGGTGATGTCATTTAA
- a CDS encoding class I SAM-dependent methyltransferase: MYNCCPDIDWIGIELNPCLHPYIRQEADRQGLTSINVFKGTAEQLPVADNSIDVVVSTYVLCSVTHLETCLSEVKRVLKPGGLFIFLEHVAAEPRTWERRIQEAVTPLWKTLLHNCHPNRETWKTLEKAEFEWVHYQHCRLSLPVVSPQIVGKARKSLETTLPRALALTSGH, encoded by the coding sequence ATTTACAATTGCTGCCCAGACATTGATTGGATTGGCATTGAACTGAATCCATGCCTGCATCCGTATATTAGGCAAGAGGCTGACCGTCAGGGACTGACATCGATCAACGTGTTTAAGGGAACTGCTGAGCAATTGCCCGTAGCTGACAATAGTATTGATGTAGTTGTGAGTACCTATGTTTTATGTTCAGTTACACATCTGGAGACTTGCTTGAGTGAAGTCAAACGTGTTCTGAAACCTGGTGGTCTGTTTATTTTTCTAGAACATGTTGCAGCGGAACCGAGGACTTGGGAGCGTAGAATCCAAGAAGCTGTTACGCCTTTATGGAAAACGCTTTTGCATAATTGTCATCCGAATCGTGAGACCTGGAAAACTTTAGAAAAGGCTGAATTTGAATGGGTGCATTATCAGCACTGTCGGCTGTCGTTACCCGTGGTTAGTCCCCAAATTGTGGGGAAGGCTAGAAAATCGTTAGAAACTACTCTCCCAAGGGCATTAGCGCTAACTTCTGGACATTAA
- a CDS encoding lysophospholipid acyltransferase family protein, whose product MLKKANSHAAPLGWSLDYRDPKVIEQLMPLLNWLYHHYFHVQTSGWHHVPSDGPVLMVGSHNGGLAAPDMYMSMYDWCRQFGAERPIYGLLHPGIWQAFQQSCPPLAQLAGQIGSIMAHPKMAIKALRKGASVLVYPGGAQDVFRPYCQRHQIHLAGRKGFIKLALEEKVPIVPLVSNGAHETLIVLADFYKAINQLHEWGMPWLGGIDPDVFPVYLGLPWGLSFGPLPNIPFPMSIQTRVCPPIVFERHGVAAARDRTYVTACYEMVQAQMQQALDALVDSKT is encoded by the coding sequence ATGTTGAAGAAAGCTAACAGCCATGCTGCTCCTCTGGGGTGGTCCCTCGACTATCGTGATCCGAAGGTTATCGAACAATTGATGCCACTGTTGAACTGGCTCTATCATCATTACTTTCATGTCCAAACTAGTGGTTGGCATCATGTTCCTTCCGATGGCCCCGTTTTGATGGTTGGTTCCCATAACGGTGGACTTGCAGCACCTGATATGTATATGAGCATGTATGACTGGTGCAGACAGTTTGGGGCTGAACGGCCCATTTATGGGCTGCTGCATCCAGGGATTTGGCAGGCATTTCAGCAATCATGCCCTCCTTTAGCCCAACTGGCGGGTCAGATTGGCAGTATCATGGCTCACCCTAAGATGGCGATCAAAGCTCTAAGGAAAGGGGCTAGCGTTCTAGTGTATCCCGGTGGGGCACAGGATGTGTTTCGTCCTTATTGTCAACGCCACCAAATTCACCTGGCTGGGCGCAAGGGGTTCATTAAGTTAGCGCTGGAGGAAAAAGTTCCAATTGTGCCGTTGGTCTCAAACGGTGCCCATGAGACTCTGATTGTGCTGGCCGATTTTTACAAAGCTATCAACCAACTGCATGAGTGGGGAATGCCCTGGCTGGGTGGGATTGATCCAGATGTGTTCCCTGTTTATCTTGGTCTACCTTGGGGACTATCTTTTGGTCCCTTACCCAATATTCCATTCCCTATGTCTATTCAAACTCGAGTTTGCCCACCCATTGTGTTTGAGCGGCATGGCGTAGCAGCAGCGCGCGATCGCACCTACGTTACTGCTTGCTATGAAATGGTCCAAGCCCAAATGCAACAAGCATTAGATGCATTAGTTGACTCAAAGACATAA
- a CDS encoding DUF6691 family protein, with product MKQQLITLISGIFFGLGLGISQMIDRERVLGFLDVTGTWDPTLLFTLGGAVGVTILTFRWVLGRSTPIFSPKFYLPTKQAIDGQLLMGSAIFGIGWGIAGYCPGPGLVALVLGIWNPFLFVISLIFGSLVYQWITTQRVNCSQKVPTPKP from the coding sequence ATGAAACAACAACTTATTACCTTAATCTCAGGAATATTCTTCGGACTGGGTTTGGGAATATCTCAAATGATTGATCGCGAGCGAGTCCTCGGTTTTCTGGATGTAACGGGGACTTGGGACCCCACGCTTCTATTTACTTTAGGGGGAGCTGTTGGTGTAACAATCCTCACTTTTAGATGGGTTCTGGGACGTTCCACGCCTATCTTTAGCCCTAAGTTTTATCTGCCCACTAAACAGGCTATCGATGGGCAGTTACTTATGGGATCAGCTATCTTTGGCATTGGTTGGGGAATTGCAGGTTACTGTCCTGGTCCTGGCCTAGTCGCCTTAGTTCTAGGAATTTGGAATCCATTCTTGTTTGTCATTTCGCTAATTTTTGGATCATTAGTTTACCAATGGATTACAACTCAGCGAGTAAATTGCTCCCAAAAAGTTCCTACCCCAAAGCCCTAA
- a CDS encoding DJ-1/PfpI family protein: MSHHPTPRKRIAILLENQFEASEYQVPSTALRKAGATVSVIGSRMNEGYQDRHGTVTVKPVATSTEVRAEDFDAIVIPGGHIRANPNMVRLVSQAIDQGTWVAAVGYGPQILIEADRLRNKHATSARSIHKDLQNAGAIYVNEPVVVDGNLITARQPSDLPMFTTMLLKCLNLTIKGTRLPEITDSTFNWWKLGEAWGGSSKQEIVKALNTTIVGERYTLEAFRQYGHRVSHQELRLFLQGISSTKHYHVERLEAHLYDAFGERVTWRAVGSEAYAALQSWLQSSNDTSILRRALGDIQTGVIDVYHLCNQLTAPQTVSILEEVEHDLANHEQRLADLYRARSGDHIKPPMPTTIAAVN; encoded by the coding sequence ATGTCACATCATCCAACGCCGAGAAAACGAATTGCTATTTTACTAGAGAACCAGTTTGAAGCTTCTGAATATCAAGTTCCAAGTACTGCATTGCGTAAAGCAGGGGCCACTGTCTCGGTTATCGGTTCCCGAATGAATGAGGGGTACCAAGACAGGCATGGTACCGTCACAGTCAAACCTGTTGCTACATCAACTGAGGTGAGGGCTGAGGATTTTGACGCCATCGTTATACCAGGGGGCCACATTCGTGCCAACCCTAATATGGTCCGGTTGGTTTCTCAAGCAATAGATCAGGGTACCTGGGTAGCGGCTGTGGGCTATGGTCCTCAGATACTCATCGAAGCAGATCGACTTCGCAATAAGCATGCAACGAGTGCTCGATCGATTCATAAAGATCTCCAAAATGCTGGTGCGATATACGTCAATGAACCTGTTGTCGTTGACGGAAATCTGATCACAGCCAGACAACCTAGCGATTTGCCGATGTTCACCACCATGCTACTCAAGTGTCTAAACTTGACGATTAAAGGAACTAGGCTGCCAGAGATTACCGACTCCACCTTTAATTGGTGGAAGTTGGGGGAAGCCTGGGGGGGCTCTAGCAAACAGGAGATTGTTAAAGCCCTCAATACAACCATTGTTGGGGAACGATATACCCTAGAAGCTTTTAGGCAGTATGGTCATCGCGTTTCCCATCAAGAGTTGCGATTGTTCTTACAGGGTATTAGTTCTACTAAGCACTATCATGTGGAGCGATTAGAAGCTCACCTTTATGATGCGTTTGGAGAACGGGTCACTTGGCGGGCCGTGGGTAGTGAAGCTTATGCCGCTCTGCAAAGTTGGCTGCAGTCAAGTAATGATACATCAATTTTACGGCGTGCCCTTGGCGATATTCAAACTGGGGTGATTGATGTTTATCACTTATGTAACCAACTGACTGCCCCTCAAACCGTATCAATTTTAGAAGAAGTGGAACACGATCTAGCCAATCATGAACAACGATTAGCAGATCTATACCGGGCTAGATCTGGAGATCATATTAAGCCCCCGATGCCCACAACGATCGCTGCAGTCAATTAA
- a CDS encoding FAD-dependent oxidoreductase, whose translation MRIAVIGGGASGMVTAYLLNRQGHHVTVFERQPVLGGHIRTLNKNVQPNHSDCDQILENGVLEFPAAFHNFLTLMQTLEVELEPVDIGSALFLQNGRHFLSARMIRKNFIGLRRFYEYLRLDTLYARSAGFWVRMQFPKMQDFYDQPMSQHLPRPCIRNCWLKLLTMYSYSMPFESIDDFPAELAIPALRQYIFLKWFRIKGGVYTYIERILALFRGDLYLNAKIQAITRSLDGITITLPEGQQQFDKVVFATPPDQVIELLADPTLAERQRFSSWRANRIRTFLHSDTAIYDRYGIVKPSEFDFFQTDKGWGYNAFLNQLCGITSSVRYSLAFDLTSLIDKDKVLHVQEHHTPLYTVESFHYRDEVVETNGENNTYHAGAYLEDGLHEGAITSALRVAQLIG comes from the coding sequence ATGAGAATCGCAGTTATTGGCGGTGGGGCTAGCGGTATGGTTACAGCCTACTTGCTAAACCGACAAGGACACCACGTTACGGTCTTTGAGCGCCAGCCTGTCCTCGGTGGACACATCCGCACCCTGAACAAAAATGTGCAGCCTAACCATTCGGACTGTGATCAAATCTTGGAAAATGGTGTCCTGGAATTTCCGGCAGCCTTTCACAACTTCCTCACACTAATGCAAACGCTGGAGGTCGAGTTGGAACCTGTTGATATTGGGTCTGCCTTGTTCCTCCAAAATGGTCGTCACTTTCTTTCAGCTAGGATGATTCGCAAAAATTTCATAGGACTGCGGCGATTCTATGAATATCTGAGACTGGATACGCTATATGCCCGCTCAGCTGGATTCTGGGTGAGAATGCAGTTCCCCAAAATGCAGGATTTTTACGATCAACCGATGTCTCAACATCTACCCCGGCCCTGTATTCGGAACTGCTGGCTTAAGTTATTGACCATGTACAGTTATTCCATGCCGTTTGAAAGCATTGATGACTTTCCTGCAGAGCTGGCAATCCCAGCACTCCGCCAATATATCTTCTTGAAATGGTTCAGAATTAAAGGCGGTGTCTATACTTATATTGAGAGAATCTTGGCCCTGTTTAGGGGAGACCTGTATCTTAATGCTAAGATTCAGGCGATTACGAGATCACTTGATGGTATTACCATTACGTTACCAGAGGGACAGCAGCAGTTTGATAAAGTTGTGTTTGCAACTCCTCCCGATCAAGTCATAGAGTTATTGGCAGATCCTACGTTAGCAGAACGTCAACGCTTTTCTAGTTGGCGGGCAAACCGAATTCGCACGTTTCTCCATTCAGATACAGCCATATACGACCGCTACGGTATTGTGAAACCCTCTGAGTTTGATTTTTTTCAAACTGATAAAGGCTGGGGTTACAATGCATTTCTCAATCAGCTGTGCGGAATAACATCTTCTGTGCGCTATAGTTTAGCCTTTGATTTAACCAGCCTGATTGACAAGGATAAAGTTCTTCATGTTCAAGAGCACCACACTCCACTGTATACGGTTGAGTCCTTCCACTATCGTGATGAAGTGGTGGAGACCAATGGAGAGAACAACACGTACCACGCAGGTGCTTATCTAGAAGATGGATTGCACGAAGGGGCAATTACCTCAGCCCTCCGAGTTGCTCAGCTGATTGGCTAG
- a CDS encoding esterase/lipase family protein translates to MGQGNTMKILLVHGLGRTPMSMMGLSYCLDQSGYQTEFFSYTAFAESYEQIVTRLRDRFRLLSTHGPYGVVAHSLGGILTRSALALSRNLPRHIVMLGTPNQPPRLAKLAWNLWPFQWFSGTSGANLASSEFYASLPDLHASYTIIAGTSGPRGPWSPFGMELNDGLVALNETRLLESDQPLTFPGIHGFMMNQATVQTAVARVLQQTSSR, encoded by the coding sequence ATGGGGCAGGGCAACACAATGAAGATCCTATTAGTTCATGGCCTGGGTAGGACACCGATGTCAATGATGGGCCTTTCATATTGTCTCGATCAGTCTGGCTATCAAACAGAATTTTTTAGCTACACTGCCTTTGCTGAATCATACGAACAGATCGTAACGCGTTTACGAGATCGATTCCGACTGTTATCAACTCATGGCCCCTACGGGGTTGTAGCCCATTCACTAGGTGGGATATTGACCCGCTCAGCCCTAGCTCTATCCAGAAATCTCCCCCGTCATATTGTCATGCTGGGCACTCCTAATCAACCTCCACGCTTAGCAAAATTAGCCTGGAATCTATGGCCCTTCCAATGGTTCTCTGGCACCAGTGGTGCCAATCTCGCTAGCTCGGAATTTTATGCATCTCTGCCCGATTTGCATGCTTCATATACCATCATTGCGGGTACCAGCGGTCCTCGTGGTCCCTGGAGCCCCTTTGGGATGGAGTTGAACGATGGGCTCGTCGCTCTGAATGAAACTCGTCTCCTGGAATCCGATCAACCCTTAACATTTCCGGGAATCCACGGTTTTATGATGAATCAAGCAACCGTTCAGACAGCGGTAGCCCGAGTCTTACAACAGACTTCATCTAGATGA
- a CDS encoding rhodanese-like domain-containing protein, whose translation MTFAMHNLKEIDALTLKQWMDRNEVLLIDVSKPQEFEKSHIPGAKLMPIDKFDPAKVPRLQGQRIVLQCQSGNRSTQAAHQMLQAGFSHVIHLQGGLTAWKAAGYPTQGKRSINILRLAQILTGSCVLLGTSLGSTLSPWFVLLSIVVGGSLVLIGVSND comes from the coding sequence ATGACATTTGCAATGCACAATCTAAAAGAAATTGATGCCCTCACGCTCAAGCAATGGATGGATCGGAATGAGGTGTTATTGATTGATGTCAGCAAACCCCAGGAGTTTGAAAAAAGTCATATCCCTGGAGCAAAACTGATGCCGATTGACAAGTTTGACCCCGCCAAAGTCCCTCGTCTCCAGGGTCAAAGGATTGTCCTTCAGTGTCAATCTGGCAACCGTTCGACCCAAGCTGCGCATCAAATGTTGCAGGCAGGATTTAGCCATGTTATTCATCTTCAAGGCGGTTTAACTGCTTGGAAGGCTGCTGGATATCCCACTCAGGGCAAGCGATCCATAAACATACTTCGTTTAGCCCAAATTTTAACGGGCTCTTGTGTTCTCCTTGGGACTAGTTTGGGGTCAACGCTATCTCCTTGGTTTGTACTACTCAGTATTGTTGTGGGGGGGAGTCTTGTCTTGATAGGGGTAAGCAACGATTGA
- a CDS encoding YeeE/YedE family protein, with amino-acid sequence MATFYWVRALSGGILIGLSATILLLFNGRIAGVSGMVNGAIKHTPHERWRWTFILGLFIGGALYEYVLAPQPTPTSIFSPRMMIIGGFLVGFGTRMGNGCTSGHGVCGLGRLSVRSLAAVLTFILTAISTVLVTHQVLAK; translated from the coding sequence ATGGCTACCTTTTACTGGGTTAGGGCTTTGTCAGGAGGTATCCTAATCGGTCTGAGTGCAACAATCTTACTACTCTTCAATGGCCGCATTGCTGGTGTGAGCGGTATGGTTAATGGTGCGATCAAGCATACTCCCCACGAACGCTGGCGTTGGACCTTTATCTTGGGGCTCTTCATCGGAGGGGCTCTCTACGAATATGTTTTGGCTCCCCAACCCACACCCACCTCTATTTTTTCTCCTAGGATGATGATCATTGGCGGATTTTTGGTAGGTTTTGGGACCCGTATGGGGAATGGCTGTACCAGTGGTCACGGTGTTTGTGGTTTAGGACGCTTGTCTGTGAGATCTCTGGCAGCAGTGCTGACATTTATCTTGACTGCAATATCAACGGTTTTAGTGACCCACCAGGTATTAGCAAAGTGA
- a CDS encoding MBL fold metallo-hydrolase translates to MARHSHSEIWLFRQLFDQKSHTYTYLIADPKTKAALLVDPVLEQVDRDLKLICELGLKLQFCLETHIHADHITGTEALRARTGCQGIVPEHAHVACADRYLQDGETLTMGTIPIQAIATPGHTDSHNAYLVNGDRVLTGDALFIRGCGRTDFQSGDAGTLYDSVTQKLFTLPEEIRVYPGHDYRGLTLSSIGEEKQWNPRFKGRNRNTFIEFMNALDLPDPQKIMEAVPANERCGQVITAS, encoded by the coding sequence ATGGCAAGACATTCACATAGCGAAATATGGTTATTTAGACAGCTGTTCGACCAGAAATCCCATACCTATACCTACCTGATAGCTGATCCTAAGACCAAAGCAGCACTGTTAGTGGATCCTGTTTTAGAGCAAGTCGACCGAGATTTAAAACTGATATGCGAATTGGGCTTAAAACTCCAGTTCTGTCTAGAAACGCACATCCATGCTGATCACATTACGGGAACTGAAGCATTACGGGCAAGAACTGGGTGTCAGGGGATCGTGCCAGAGCATGCTCATGTCGCCTGTGCTGATCGTTATTTACAAGATGGAGAAACGTTAACCATGGGGACTATCCCTATCCAAGCCATTGCAACGCCCGGTCATACAGATAGTCATAATGCCTATTTAGTCAATGGAGATCGTGTACTAACGGGAGATGCTTTATTCATTCGCGGTTGTGGTCGTACGGACTTCCAAAGCGGTGATGCAGGAACACTTTATGACTCAGTCACTCAGAAATTATTTACGCTGCCAGAGGAGATCCGGGTCTATCCAGGGCATGACTATCGTGGACTTACCCTCTCCTCGATTGGTGAAGAGAAGCAATGGAATCCCCGGTTTAAAGGAAGAAATCGCAACACTTTTATTGAGTTTATGAACGCTTTGGATCTTCCTGATCCACAAAAGATCATGGAAGCGGTCCCAGCTAATGAACGATGTGGTCAAGTGATTACTGCTTCATGA